ACAACTTTCTCGTACCGATACGAGGCATTTTCATCCTAATCTTTCTTACCATAAGAATGACTTGTTCAGACTTTGATTGCTTTAAGATTTTTCTTTTAATGCTACGATAATAGACCTGCCTGTCTATCCCGAACAAACTACAGGTAAAACCTAAGGTTTGTTTTTGTTCTTCTTTAAATAGGACAATTGTTCGGGTGATGAGTTTTTTCGGATATCGATATTATATTCTTTCTCTGCAATATCAATAAGCATATCAAAAATAATAGCTTTCTTATCCGTAAAATTAACTTGTTGCTCCAGATGAGCTTTCTGTTTTTCAAGAAGCGTAACTTTAGCTTCGAGTTCCATGATTTGCTGTTCAGGTGTTTTAGCCATTTGAGATGGGGTTTGGGTTTCCCAATCAAAGTTACCAAATTTTCTAAGCCAACTAACAACTGTTGAACGTGCTTGCACACCATATTTTTTACAAGCTCCATGTGTAGATAACTCTCCTCGTTCAATCTCATGGACGATTTGCAATTTGAGAGACATACTGTAATCTCGCTGGGTTCGCTTTACATAATTTTTCTCTTTAGACATAATTGAGTTTTTTTTTGTATCGCTATTTCAGGACGGGACACCAGGAAAATAAAAAAAAGCCGGTATTTTCGGAGGTATACTTTCACTATTTTATTTTTAACAAATTTATGCAATTAAATACAGTTCCATATAATACTTTTGTAAAAAGATACATCATGACTTTCGAAGAATTACGCCCTAAGGTTTTAGACATACTCCATCATAGTAACACCTTACGCGAAGAGAAATTATTACAGGTTTGCCATCTCTTAAAAGACAATATCGATTACTACGACTGGGTTGGATTTTATTTTAAGAATGGCGATAAGGAAGAACTAATCCTGGGCCCTTATGCCGGGGAACCAACAGACCATACTATAATTCCATTTGGGAAAGGCATCTGCGGGCAGGTGGCAATCTCCAACCAGAATTTTGTGGTGCCGGATGTTAGTGCACAGGACAATTATATTTCCTGCAATATTTCGGTTAAATCCGAAATTGTAGTGCCTTTATTTGTCAATGGGGAAAATATTGGCCAAATCGATATCGATTCTAACATTGCCGATACTTTTGACGAGTCCGATGAGCGCTTCTTAGAATTTGTAAATGCCGAAATAGCCAAACTTTTTTAGCCCTGCATCCTCCTAATGAATAGATTCACTTGTATTTTTATTTGCAGGTTCAAAAAATAAGATTACTTTTGCACCCGAATAGGATATCCTTATTCACTACATAATAATCATTTAAAATAATATTAGCATGTACTTAACTAAAGAAGTTAAAGAAGAAATTTTCGCTAAACACGGAAAATCGGCTACAAACACTGGTTCTGCAGAAGGACAAATTGCACTTTTCACTTTCAGAATTGCTCACTTAACTGAGCACTTGAAAAAGAACCGTCACGATTATAACACGGAGCGTTCCCTGGTACTTTTAGTAGGTAAGAGAAGAAGTCTTCTTGACTACCTTAAAAAGAAAGAGATCAACAGATATCGTGAGATTATCAAAGAATTGAATATTAGAAAATAATATCAATAAAAAGAGGTGCGTACGCGCCTCTTTTTATTTTAACAACTATTGACTGAAAAAGTTTGGTTTTTCATTGGGTTTCATACAACTACACACAACAACTACACAACACAACTTGAAACCCATTGTATAATCAAAGAATTAAATTTTATGATTCCTAACGTAACAAAAGAAATCATCGATTTGGGAGATGGACGAAGCATCTCAATCGAAACCGGAAAATTAGCCAAGCAGGCGGACGGATCTGTAGTAGTACAAATGGGCGACACTATGTTGTTGGCCACTGTAGTATCTGCACGTAAAGCGAGCCCTGGTATTGACTTTTTACCCCTTACCGTAGACTACCGTGAGAAATTTGCCGCTGCAGGACGTTTTCCTGGAGGCTTTTTCAAACGTGAAGCACGACCAAGTGATAATGAAATCCTAACTATGAGATTAGTAGACCGTGTATTGCGTCCACTTTTCCCGGATGACTATCACGCGGAAACACAAGTTATGATTCAATTAATGTCTCATGACAATTCTGTAATGCCGGATGCTTTGGCAGGACTTGCTGCTTCGGCTGCATTAGCCCTGTCTGACGTTCCTTTCGCTACTTTAATTTCTGAAGTACGCGTAGCACGCATCGACGGTAAATTCGTTATCAACCCAAGCAGAGAACAATTGGCACTTTCTGACATCGACATGATGATTGGAGCTTCAAAAGATTCTATCGCTATGGTAGAAGGGGAAATGAAAGAAATTTCAGAAAAGGAAATGGTGGAAGCCATTAAATTTGCCCATGAAGCGATTAAAGTTCAGATTGCTGCTCAGGAAAGACTGAAAGCTATTGCTGGAAAAAACATCGTACGATCTTATGATGAAGAACGCAGTGACGAAACTGTTTACGAAAAAGTACGTCAGGCTTCTTATGATAAAATCTACGCTGTAGCATCTGCCGGAACTGGTAAACAGGAAAGAACAGAGAAATTTGCTGAAATCAAAGAAGAAGTAAAAGCAGCATTCACGGAAGAAGAATTGGCTGAAAACGGTGATCTTGTAGGGAAATATTTCTACAAAACACAGAAAGAAGCGGTTCGGAATGTGATCCTGGATTTAGGATTACGTCTTGACGGAAGAAAAACTACCGAAATCAGACCTATCTGGTGTGAAGTAAACTACCTTCCTTCTGTTCACGGATCTGCATTATTCACCAGAGGTGAAACTCAGGCTTTGGCTACAGTAACACTTGGAACATCAAGAGAAGCGAATCAAATCGACTCTCCAACAGAACAAGGTGAAGAGAAATTCTACCTTCACTACAACTTCCCTCCTTTCTCTACCGGTGAAGCAAAACCACTAAGAGGAACTTCCAGAAGAGAAGTAGGTCATGGTAACTTAGCACAACGTGCTTTGAAAAACATGATCCCTGCTGAAAATCCGTACACAATCCGTATTGTCTCTGAAGTTCTGGAATCGAATGGTTCTTCTTCTATGGCAACCGTATGTGCTGGAACATTAGCATTAA
The Flavobacterium kingsejongi genome window above contains:
- the rpsO gene encoding 30S ribosomal protein S15, whose protein sequence is MYLTKEVKEEIFAKHGKSATNTGSAEGQIALFTFRIAHLTEHLKKNRHDYNTERSLVLLVGKRRSLLDYLKKKEINRYREIIKELNIRK
- a CDS encoding polyribonucleotide nucleotidyltransferase, producing the protein MIPNVTKEIIDLGDGRSISIETGKLAKQADGSVVVQMGDTMLLATVVSARKASPGIDFLPLTVDYREKFAAAGRFPGGFFKREARPSDNEILTMRLVDRVLRPLFPDDYHAETQVMIQLMSHDNSVMPDALAGLAASAALALSDVPFATLISEVRVARIDGKFVINPSREQLALSDIDMMIGASKDSIAMVEGEMKEISEKEMVEAIKFAHEAIKVQIAAQERLKAIAGKNIVRSYDEERSDETVYEKVRQASYDKIYAVASAGTGKQERTEKFAEIKEEVKAAFTEEELAENGDLVGKYFYKTQKEAVRNVILDLGLRLDGRKTTEIRPIWCEVNYLPSVHGSALFTRGETQALATVTLGTSREANQIDSPTEQGEEKFYLHYNFPPFSTGEAKPLRGTSRREVGHGNLAQRALKNMIPAENPYTIRIVSEVLESNGSSSMATVCAGTLALMDAGVQMIKPVSGIAMGLISDEKTGRWAVLSDILGDEDHLGDMDFKVTGTADGITACQMDIKIDGLAYEIMEKALEQARDGRLHILGKLIEVLDKPNTDVKKHAPKIIKVTIPGNFIGALIGPGGKVIQELQKATGTTIVINEVNEQGEVEILGTDPDGIQAVLNKIDSLTFKPVLGDPYEVKVIKMLDFGAVVEYLKAPGNEVLLHVSELAWERTENVSDVVNMGDVFEVKYLGIDPKTRKEKVSRKALLPRPPREEKKEAPKQ
- a CDS encoding GAF domain-containing protein: MTFEELRPKVLDILHHSNTLREEKLLQVCHLLKDNIDYYDWVGFYFKNGDKEELILGPYAGEPTDHTIIPFGKGICGQVAISNQNFVVPDVSAQDNYISCNISVKSEIVVPLFVNGENIGQIDIDSNIADTFDESDERFLEFVNAEIAKLF